A genomic window from Leptolyngbya sp. BL0902 includes:
- a CDS encoding HEPN domain-containing protein — protein sequence MSSTPEIESHLERAASSLQAANLLRSAELPNDAVSRAYYAIFHAASALLLAQNLEFKSHAGVLRAISLNFVKPGILENSMGRDLNWLAELRQIADYGEIRNVSILDVDNAITIADAFLNQVHQLLERDL from the coding sequence ATGAGTAGTACGCCTGAGATAGAATCTCATCTAGAACGAGCGGCTTCGTCCTTGCAAGCGGCAAACCTGTTGCGTTCGGCTGAGTTGCCCAATGATGCCGTATCCAGAGCCTATTATGCTATTTTCCACGCAGCATCTGCTTTGTTGCTAGCACAAAATTTAGAGTTTAAGAGTCATGCCGGGGTTTTGAGAGCGATCAGCTTAAATTTTGTGAAACCTGGAATATTGGAAAATAGTATGGGACGAGATTTGAATTGGTTAGCCGAGTTGCGCCAAATCGCTGACTATGGGGAAATACGCAATGTTTCTATCCTAGATGTCGATAATGCAATCACGATTGCTGATGCTTTCCTGAACCAAGTGCATCAACTCCTAGAACGTGACCTGTGA
- a CDS encoding nucleotidyltransferase family protein → MKTLTPPLSASIQLTLTHCKQRLQQYYADRFKVLILYGSAAKQQLTPQSDLDLLVLLEPPLDYFQELRAIVDLLYPLQLDSSYWISAKPAATTEFEQGLTQLYRNIHQEGIAL, encoded by the coding sequence ATGAAAACTCTGACTCCACCTTTGTCAGCCAGCATTCAACTCACTCTCACCCATTGCAAGCAGCGGCTACAGCAATACTATGCCGATAGATTTAAAGTCCTAATTCTCTATGGATCTGCGGCCAAACAGCAATTAACCCCCCAGAGTGATCTAGATTTGTTAGTGCTGTTAGAACCGCCCTTAGACTATTTCCAAGAACTGCGGGCTATTGTTGATTTACTCTATCCCTTACAACTAGATTCCAGTTATTGGATTTCAGCTAAACCAGCCGCTACTACTGAGTTTGAGCAAGGTTTAACTCAACTTTATCGCAATATCCATCAAGAAGGTATTGCCCTATGA
- a CDS encoding DUF4058 family protein produces MTSPFPGMDPYLEQSSFPWPHGCRIVSYSRSLK; encoded by the coding sequence ATGACATCACCCTTTCCGGGCATGGATCCTTATCTGGAACAGTCGTCGTTTCCATGGCCTCACGGATGCAGAATTGTAAGTTATTCAAGGAGCCTAAAATGA
- the glmS gene encoding glutamine--fructose-6-phosphate transaminase (isomerizing): protein MCGIVGYIGTQAATTILMEGLRKLEYRGYDSAGIATVFEGDLHCVRAKGKLQNLQDKIDGLENPARLGIGHTRWATHGKPEEYNAHPHRDNEGRLAVVQNGIVENYRELRETLKAAGHTFVSDTDTEVVPHLVSSHLAKIGKTGDFQGRSPLLEAVRLACQELQGAFALAIVSADFPDELVVVRQQAPLVIGFGQGEFFCASDTPAIVPYTRAVLPLENGELASLSPLGVAVYNFAGDRQRKHPITLNWNPIMVEKQGFKHFMLKEIYEQPGVVRTCLETYIDNEATAESGRSPVQLGMADGVLDGLDHVQIVACGTSWHAALVGKYLIEQLAELPVMVQYASEFRYSPTPLIPNTLTIGVTQSGETADTLAALEMEQERRRAQGDPRFAPRLVGITNRPESSLSRLVPHIIDTHAGIEIGVAATKTFTAQVMAFYFLALDLAYRRKTLSPQRIEEIIEQLHQLPAYIEQVLESQERYIEELAHDFNDTQDFIYLGRGVNFPIALEGALKLKEISYIHAEGYPAGEMKHGPIALLDAKVPVVAIAMPGSVYDKVLSNAQEAKARDAQLIGVVPIGDADAAETFDKLLPVPPVDELLSPIVAVIPLQLLAYHIAARRGLDVDQPRNLAKSVTVE, encoded by the coding sequence ATGTGTGGCATTGTCGGATATATCGGAACCCAGGCCGCGACCACGATTTTGATGGAGGGGCTGCGTAAGCTGGAATATCGCGGCTACGATTCGGCGGGCATTGCCACGGTGTTTGAGGGCGATCTGCACTGTGTGCGGGCCAAGGGCAAGCTGCAAAATTTGCAAGATAAAATCGACGGCCTAGAAAATCCGGCCCGCCTCGGCATTGGCCATACTCGCTGGGCCACCCACGGCAAGCCCGAAGAATACAACGCCCACCCCCACCGCGACAACGAGGGTCGTTTGGCCGTCGTGCAAAACGGCATCGTCGAAAACTACCGAGAACTGCGAGAAACCCTGAAGGCCGCAGGTCATACGTTTGTCTCCGACACCGATACCGAGGTGGTGCCCCATTTGGTGTCCTCCCACTTGGCCAAGATCGGCAAAACCGGGGACTTTCAGGGCCGATCCCCACTGCTGGAAGCGGTGCGGCTGGCCTGTCAGGAGCTTCAGGGAGCCTTTGCCCTGGCGATTGTGTCGGCGGACTTTCCCGATGAACTCGTCGTCGTGCGGCAGCAGGCTCCCCTCGTCATCGGCTTTGGCCAAGGGGAATTTTTCTGCGCCAGCGACACCCCCGCCATTGTGCCCTACACCCGCGCCGTGCTGCCGTTGGAAAATGGCGAACTGGCCAGTCTCTCGCCCCTCGGCGTGGCGGTCTACAACTTCGCCGGAGACCGCCAGCGCAAGCACCCCATCACCCTGAACTGGAACCCGATTATGGTGGAAAAGCAGGGCTTCAAACACTTCATGCTGAAGGAAATCTACGAACAGCCCGGAGTGGTACGCACCTGCCTAGAAACCTACATCGATAACGAGGCCACGGCAGAATCGGGGCGTTCCCCGGTGCAGTTGGGCATGGCTGATGGCGTGCTGGACGGGTTGGATCATGTACAAATTGTGGCCTGTGGCACCAGTTGGCACGCCGCCCTAGTGGGTAAGTATCTGATTGAACAACTGGCGGAACTACCTGTGATGGTGCAGTACGCCTCAGAGTTTCGCTACTCCCCCACGCCACTGATCCCCAACACCCTCACTATCGGCGTCACCCAATCCGGCGAAACCGCCGACACCCTCGCGGCTCTGGAAATGGAGCAGGAACGCCGCCGTGCCCAGGGCGATCCCCGCTTTGCGCCGCGCCTGGTGGGCATCACCAACCGCCCCGAAAGCTCCCTCTCGCGATTAGTGCCCCACATCATCGACACCCACGCCGGGATTGAAATCGGCGTGGCCGCCACCAAAACCTTCACCGCCCAGGTGATGGCTTTCTACTTCCTGGCCCTAGATTTGGCCTATCGTCGCAAGACCCTCTCGCCCCAGCGCATCGAGGAAATCATTGAGCAACTGCACCAGCTCCCGGCCTACATCGAGCAAGTGCTCGAAAGTCAAGAGCGCTACATCGAAGAACTGGCCCACGACTTCAATGACACCCAAGACTTCATCTACCTAGGCCGAGGGGTGAACTTCCCCATTGCCCTAGAGGGTGCCCTGAAACTGAAGGAAATTAGCTACATCCACGCCGAGGGCTACCCCGCTGGCGAAATGAAGCACGGCCCCATTGCCCTGCTGGATGCCAAGGTGCCCGTGGTGGCCATCGCCATGCCGGGAAGCGTCTACGACAAGGTGCTCTCCAATGCCCAGGAGGCCAAGGCCCGCGACGCCCAACTGATCGGCGTGGTGCCCATCGGGGATGCTGATGCCGCCGAAACCTTCGACAAACTGCTGCCCGTGCCCCCGGTGGACGAACTGCTGTCGCCCATCGTGGCGGTGATCCCACTGCAACTGCTGGCCTACCACATCGCCGCCCGACGGGGGTTGGATGTGGATCAACCCCGCAACCTCGCCAAGAGCGTCACTGTAGAATAA